A single region of the Anomaloglossus baeobatrachus isolate aAnoBae1 chromosome 2, aAnoBae1.hap1, whole genome shotgun sequence genome encodes:
- the OLIG2 gene encoding oligodendrocyte transcription factor 2: MDSDASLGSSRASSPEVDDIFLHSRKGGGFSAAVSSSTMSDSPAELSAELRNAMAMAAAAGDKLGAFKAAAAAAAAAAAKKDKKAMSEGELQQLRLKINSRERKRMHDLNIAMDGLREVMPYAHGPSVRKLSKIATLLLARNYILMLTNSLEEMKRLVSEIYGGHHHHAAAAAAAAAYHPSACGAMTHGSPLSGHPVGHPVHHPLLPSAAATLATTGISAVRAAPPPPPPPPPVPQASHPASHGLLKSPSPGSAPLGGAFPHWSGMPCPCSMCQVPSAAHHHHHHVSGASLSRLSADAK, encoded by the coding sequence ATGGATTCAGACGCCAGCCTGGGCTCCAGCAGAGCCTCCTCCCCGGAGGTGGATGATATATTCTTACATTCCCGGAAAGGAGGCGGCTTCTCCGCGGCCGTATCCTCTTCTACCATGAGTGACTCCCCCGCGGAGCTGAGCGCGGAGCTCCGCAATGCGATGGCCATGGCCGCGGCCGCTGGAGATAAACTGGGGGCCTTCAAGGCGGCGGCtgcggcagcggcggcggcggcggccaaGAAGGACAAGAAGGCCATGAGTGAGGGTGAGCTACAGCAACTGAGGCTGAAGATCAATAGTCGGGAGCGCAAGAGGATGCACGATCTGAACATTGCCATGGACGGGCTGAGGGAGGTTATGCCCTATGCCCATGGACCCTCTGTGCGTAAACTCTCCAAGATTGCCACCCTGCTTCTTGCGCGCAACTATATCCTCATGCTCACCAACTCCCTGGAGGAGATGAAGCGCCTGGTCAGTGAGATCTATGGAGGGCACCACCaccatgccgcagctgctgcagccgcAGCTGCCTACCACCCATCAGCCTGTGGAGCAATGACCCATGGATCTCCTCTCTCTGGACACCCAGTTGGGCATCCTGTGCACCATCCCTTGCTCCCATCCGCAGCGGCCACCCTGGCCACAACTGGCATCTCCGCGGTCAGGGCAGCTCCACCACCACCTCCACCTCCACCCCCAGTACCTCAAGCTTCACATCCAGCTTCTCACGGTCTACTGAAGTCCCCCAGCCCTGGCTCTGCACCTCTAGGTGGGGCTTTTCCACActggagtgggatgccatgcccctGTAGTATGTGCCAGGTGCCCTCTGcagctcatcatcatcatcatcatgtcaGCGGGGCCAGCTTATCCAGGCTGAGCGCAGACGCCAAATGA